A stretch of the Sulfurimonas sp. HSL3-1 genome encodes the following:
- a CDS encoding MarR family transcriptional regulator, with product MEYLLDTSIGFRLNRTANIIHAGFTKCIEPFGIAPEQFATLKIISEDGEITQSEIAEILAKGKPTVSRALDALEKKGLIVRERKSEDRRIKPIHLTAKGQEILDLVIPKALTFNNAIKDRLTLEEIETFFRVLDTIVDTSENHIKQLGAS from the coding sequence ATGGAATATCTGCTGGATACTTCGATCGGTTTTCGTCTCAACCGCACGGCCAATATTATTCACGCCGGTTTTACGAAATGCATCGAACCCTTCGGGATCGCGCCCGAGCAGTTTGCAACGCTGAAGATCATCAGCGAAGACGGCGAGATCACGCAGTCCGAGATCGCCGAGATCCTTGCCAAGGGCAAACCGACCGTCAGCCGGGCCCTTGACGCCCTTGAAAAAAAGGGGTTGATCGTCCGCGAACGCAAAAGCGAAGACCGCCGGATCAAACCGATCCACCTCACCGCGAAGGGGCAGGAGATCCTTGACCTGGTCATTCCCAAAGCCCTGACCTTCAACAATGCCATCAAAGACCGGCTTACCCTGGAAGAGATAGAGACTTTTTTTCGTGTCCTCGATACCATCGTCGACACTTCCGAAAACCATATCAAGCAATTAGGAGCATCATAA
- the sfsA gene encoding DNA/RNA nuclease SfsA produces MRFETPLIPGTLIKRYKRFLADISLEDGSIVTAHCPNSGSMKGYKEEGLRVWLSESDNPKRKLRYTWELVEDADGETVMVHAARANALAEEAVREGVVTELQGYDRLRREVKYGSQNSRIDLLLEKGDAKCFVEVKSVTLREGDTLMFPDAVTTRGQKHLEELMEVKEKGDRAVLFFAVLREGGTHFEAAAHIDPAYASLLAQASDAGVEVLIYRAAFAPEGVALGKRIG; encoded by the coding sequence ATGCGGTTCGAGACTCCCCTCATTCCGGGAACCCTCATCAAACGCTACAAGCGTTTCCTCGCCGACATAAGCCTCGAAGACGGCAGTATCGTCACGGCCCACTGCCCCAACTCCGGCTCCATGAAAGGGTACAAGGAGGAGGGGCTGCGGGTCTGGCTCAGCGAGAGCGACAACCCCAAACGCAAGCTGCGCTACACCTGGGAGCTCGTCGAAGATGCCGACGGGGAGACGGTGATGGTCCATGCGGCCCGGGCCAACGCACTGGCCGAAGAGGCGGTCCGCGAAGGAGTCGTCACGGAACTGCAGGGGTATGACCGCCTGCGCCGGGAAGTGAAATACGGCAGTCAGAACAGCCGGATCGATCTGCTCCTCGAAAAAGGGGATGCGAAGTGTTTCGTGGAGGTCAAGAGCGTCACCCTGCGCGAAGGCGACACGTTGATGTTCCCGGACGCCGTAACAACAAGGGGGCAGAAGCATCTTGAAGAGCTGATGGAAGTCAAAGAGAAAGGCGACCGCGCCGTTTTGTTCTTTGCCGTGCTGCGCGAAGGGGGCACGCACTTTGAAGCAGCGGCCCATATCGACCCCGCCTATGCCTCCCTTCTGGCGCAGGCAAGCGATGCAGGCGTCGAAGTGCTGATCTACCGGGCGGCGTTCGCACCCGAGGGGGTTGCCCTTGGCAAACGTATCGGGTAA
- a CDS encoding thioredoxin family protein: protein MNRFFILLLFAATWLGAESIFTLRGVDKVYPVVDISGEKVPKSSKAYLREALDTMTGELGIDTAGYSGRSLALLVAEQYVGKSVLISVRLVIGEQVQRSGSEDKVFALTYQNALTFPYDSDTVEENLEDSVDELLAKFADQYAQERGTLKRVKEKGSLAASLDYETNFDNALKRANKEHKNVMLVLVANYCPWCRKFEELVLRKEDVNTLVHSKYVPVILNKEKDAFPPEFNISFTPVVHFIDPATQKGYHTVAGYNSREEFIHWLESDKHP, encoded by the coding sequence ATGAACCGTTTCTTTATTCTTTTACTCTTCGCGGCAACCTGGCTGGGCGCCGAGTCCATCTTTACCCTGCGCGGCGTCGACAAGGTCTATCCCGTCGTCGACATTTCGGGCGAAAAGGTGCCTAAAAGCAGCAAAGCCTACCTCCGCGAAGCCCTCGACACCATGACCGGGGAGCTCGGCATCGACACGGCAGGCTACAGCGGGCGCTCCCTCGCCCTGCTCGTCGCGGAACAGTATGTCGGCAAGAGCGTGCTGATCAGCGTCCGGCTTGTGATCGGCGAGCAGGTGCAGCGCAGCGGTTCGGAGGACAAAGTCTTCGCCCTGACCTACCAGAACGCCCTCACCTTTCCCTATGACAGCGACACGGTCGAGGAGAACCTCGAGGACAGCGTCGACGAGCTACTGGCCAAGTTCGCCGACCAGTACGCCCAGGAGCGCGGTACGCTCAAACGCGTCAAAGAGAAGGGGAGCCTCGCGGCGTCGCTGGACTATGAAACAAACTTCGACAATGCGCTCAAGCGTGCCAACAAAGAGCACAAAAACGTCATGCTCGTTCTTGTCGCGAACTACTGCCCCTGGTGCCGGAAGTTCGAAGAGCTCGTCCTGCGCAAAGAGGATGTCAACACCCTCGTCCACAGTAAATACGTCCCTGTGATCCTCAACAAGGAGAAAGATGCCTTCCCGCCGGAGTTCAACATCTCCTTTACCCCCGTCGTGCACTTTATCGACCCCGCGACGCAGAAGGGGTACCACACCGTCGCCGGCTATAACAGCCGCGAAGAGTTCATCCATTGGCTGGAATCGGACAAACATCCCTAG
- a CDS encoding AAA family ATPase → MNPISTKRSLTHLTDRKVPVFLWGPPGIGKSSIVAQIAKEKKISYIDLRLSLLDPTDLRGIPFFNADSGEAVWAPASFLPDGSEVEGILFLDELNTAAPMVQASAYQLILDRKIGEYKLPDGWAIVAAGNRESDRGVVFRMAAPLANRFVHLEMEASVEDWKQWAVGAGIDPAIIAFISYRPDALFTFGQGKDDSRSFATPRTWEYVNEIVASEPEPDLIMPLVAGAIGEDLAAAFLGFKVVAGELPDLDGIFDGSVSAVPSEPAALHMLSTALAMRVGEGTSSKKLNNLITYTLKMPGEFAVMIIQDLRERKIELDHVDSWTLWMRQFNNLLR, encoded by the coding sequence ATGAACCCGATAAGCACGAAACGCTCCCTGACCCACCTCACCGACCGCAAGGTACCCGTCTTCTTATGGGGGCCTCCGGGCATCGGCAAATCCTCCATCGTCGCCCAGATCGCCAAGGAGAAAAAGATCTCCTACATTGACCTTCGTCTCTCCCTGCTCGACCCGACCGACCTGCGGGGTATCCCTTTCTTCAACGCCGATTCGGGAGAAGCCGTCTGGGCCCCCGCCTCCTTCCTGCCTGACGGCAGCGAGGTAGAGGGGATCCTTTTCCTCGACGAGCTCAACACCGCCGCTCCGATGGTACAGGCCTCGGCCTACCAGCTCATCCTCGACCGCAAGATCGGCGAGTACAAGCTTCCCGACGGCTGGGCGATCGTCGCCGCCGGTAACCGCGAAAGCGACCGGGGTGTCGTCTTCCGCATGGCCGCGCCGCTGGCCAACCGCTTTGTGCACCTGGAGATGGAAGCGAGCGTCGAGGACTGGAAACAGTGGGCCGTCGGTGCCGGGATCGATCCCGCCATCATCGCCTTTATCTCCTACCGCCCCGACGCGCTCTTCACCTTCGGACAGGGCAAGGACGACAGCCGCTCCTTCGCAACACCGCGGACCTGGGAGTACGTCAACGAGATCGTCGCTTCCGAACCCGAACCCGACCTCATCATGCCACTGGTCGCCGGCGCCATCGGCGAAGACCTGGCTGCCGCGTTCCTCGGCTTCAAGGTCGTTGCCGGCGAGCTCCCCGACCTCGACGGCATCTTTGACGGCAGCGTCTCCGCCGTCCCGTCCGAACCGGCGGCCCTGCATATGCTCAGCACCGCCCTGGCCATGCGCGTGGGCGAAGGGACCAGCAGCAAGAAGCTCAACAACCTCATCACCTACACTTTGAAGATGCCGGGCGAATTCGCCGTCATGATCATCCAGGACCTGCGCGAACGCAAGATCGAGCTCGACCACGTCGACAGCTGGACGCTCTGGATGCGCCAGTTCAACAACCTGCTGCGCTAA
- a CDS encoding TIGR01458 family HAD-type hydrolase, giving the protein MTTSTIKGVLCDIGGVLYEGDTPYPGAVEAIARLKAAYPVRFVTNTTQKRGADVVAKLQRMGFGIEASEVITALDVTKAYLMKHKSRATFLLTDSAEAFFDDLPDAPCRCVVVGDAQENFTYARLNTAFRTLMAGGELLAAAKNRYFKDHSGRLSMDAGGFVTALEYASGKTATVIGKPSEAFYRLACAQMGLEPEAAVMIGDDIESDVGGAQAAGLQGILVETGKYTPADLARGITPDAVFPSLAEVTL; this is encoded by the coding sequence ATGACCACCTCTACCATTAAAGGCGTCCTGTGCGATATCGGCGGGGTCCTGTACGAAGGCGACACCCCCTACCCCGGCGCCGTCGAAGCGATTGCACGGCTCAAAGCGGCCTACCCCGTCCGCTTTGTGACCAATACGACGCAGAAGAGGGGTGCGGATGTCGTGGCCAAGCTGCAGCGGATGGGCTTCGGCATCGAGGCCTCGGAGGTGATCACCGCCCTCGATGTCACCAAGGCGTACCTGATGAAGCACAAAAGCCGGGCGACCTTCCTGCTCACCGACAGTGCCGAAGCCTTTTTCGACGACCTCCCCGACGCCCCCTGCCGCTGCGTCGTCGTTGGCGATGCCCAGGAGAACTTCACCTATGCGCGCCTTAACACCGCGTTCCGAACCCTCATGGCGGGCGGCGAACTCCTCGCCGCGGCGAAAAACCGCTACTTCAAGGACCACAGCGGCCGGCTCAGCATGGACGCCGGGGGGTTTGTCACGGCCCTGGAGTACGCCTCGGGTAAAACGGCGACGGTCATCGGAAAGCCGAGCGAGGCCTTCTACCGCCTCGCCTGCGCCCAGATGGGGCTCGAACCCGAAGCGGCGGTGATGATCGGCGACGATATCGAAAGCGACGTCGGCGGCGCCCAGGCGGCGGGACTGCAGGGCATTCTCGTCGAAACGGGCAAATACACCCCCGCCGACCTCGCACGCGGCATCACGCCCGATGCCGTCTTTCCCTCCCTCGCCGAAGTCACCCTCTGA
- a CDS encoding vWA domain-containing protein yields the protein MTPEHLLTKAKSQLTMKHPYFGMLASRLKQEPKEGLRGYASNGKRFLYDPEFMGRRSIEEVMFILTNCVMHHVLSHQQRQLGRKGGLWQLATDYAINNLLHKNGLEIPQGANYNEEFKGMYAEEIYDALKESYYSDIDDAFGGEDDVPPPPGMPGGTGEGGEEEDDSGAFSNLGNIEEELDAQNESEWQYASSVAQEVAQRKSAMPSGMDRLGKKVKAADVDWRFELYNAVNKHMRNNYAFMPPNKKHIYRGIALPSLASDTLSLCVAVDTSGSINEALLGAFTEEFKNIMTIFPAIRIELIIADAKVHGHYSFQGGEKLDFPLKGGGGTDYRPVFDYIEAELPMTTMLLYFTDGDGWFPRIPPPYEVLWALSRPAKVPFGRGLVIFNS from the coding sequence TTGACCCCGGAACACTTACTGACCAAAGCCAAGTCCCAACTGACAATGAAGCACCCCTACTTCGGGATGCTCGCCTCCCGCCTCAAGCAGGAGCCCAAAGAGGGACTGCGCGGTTATGCCAGCAACGGCAAACGCTTTTTGTACGACCCGGAGTTCATGGGACGCCGCAGCATCGAAGAGGTGATGTTCATCCTCACCAACTGTGTCATGCACCACGTCCTGTCGCACCAGCAGCGCCAGCTGGGACGCAAAGGGGGGCTTTGGCAGCTGGCAACAGACTACGCCATCAACAACCTCCTGCACAAAAACGGCCTGGAGATCCCCCAGGGGGCCAACTACAATGAAGAGTTCAAGGGGATGTACGCCGAGGAGATCTACGACGCCCTCAAAGAGAGCTATTACAGCGACATTGACGACGCCTTCGGCGGCGAGGACGACGTGCCTCCCCCGCCGGGCATGCCGGGCGGTACCGGTGAAGGGGGAGAGGAGGAAGACGACAGCGGCGCTTTCTCCAACCTCGGCAATATCGAGGAGGAGCTCGACGCCCAGAACGAGTCGGAGTGGCAGTACGCCTCCTCTGTCGCCCAGGAGGTCGCCCAGCGCAAAAGCGCGATGCCCTCGGGCATGGACCGGCTGGGCAAAAAGGTCAAGGCCGCCGATGTCGACTGGCGTTTCGAACTCTACAACGCCGTCAACAAGCACATGCGCAACAACTATGCCTTCATGCCGCCGAACAAGAAGCACATCTACCGCGGGATCGCGCTGCCCTCCCTGGCCAGCGATACGCTGAGCCTCTGCGTCGCCGTCGATACCTCCGGCTCCATCAACGAGGCGCTGCTCGGGGCCTTTACGGAGGAGTTCAAAAACATCATGACAATCTTCCCCGCCATCCGGATCGAGCTGATCATCGCCGACGCGAAGGTGCACGGCCACTACAGCTTCCAGGGCGGCGAGAAGCTGGACTTCCCCCTCAAAGGGGGCGGCGGGACGGACTACCGCCCCGTCTTCGACTACATCGAGGCGGAGCTGCCGATGACGACGATGCTGCTCTACTTCACCGACGGCGACGGCTGGTTCCCGCGTATCCCGCCGCCGTACGAGGTACTCTGGGCCCTCTCAAGACCGGCCAAAGTCCCCTTCGGGCGGGGGCTGGTGATCTTCAATTCCTAG
- a CDS encoding SulP family inorganic anion transporter — MSLFSNLRGNLFGGLTAAVIALPLALAFGVASGLGAAAGLYGAIILGFFAALFGGTRTQISGPTGPMTVVVAAAVASLGGDVGLVATVVLLAGIFQVVFGFTRLGRFVRFIPYPVISGFMSGIGIIIILLQLNPLLGLPSDAAVLHLLVTLPSLLPQTNPWALLLALAALAIVFFTPARLAKVVPSPLIALVVLTPISALLQLPVETIGTIPAELPELVLPDFTLEHYTVIVSLAFTLAVLGTIDSLLTSIVADSVTRTKHNPDRELFGQGIGNALCALVGAVPGAGATMRTVINVKSGGTDRLSGMIHAVVLLLIVLFLAPLASKIPLAVLAGILIKVGVDILDYRFLRVWKASPRSDLMTMLTVFFVTVFVDLITAVGLGIVLASLLIVYRITKQTQIVLEYAGTGSQPDLDGENARIIRINGAFFFGSSTFFEHQANNLLDTKTVIIDILNVPFMDITAIFTLKDLIEKLKKDGVKVIIAAPDAFTEKLMRFNHEKRFENVTFAPSLQSAVALI, encoded by the coding sequence TTGTCTCTCTTTTCCAATCTTCGCGGTAATCTCTTCGGCGGCCTGACCGCAGCCGTCATCGCACTGCCCCTCGCACTCGCTTTCGGCGTCGCCAGCGGTCTCGGCGCGGCGGCGGGCCTCTACGGCGCCATCATCCTCGGCTTCTTCGCCGCGCTGTTCGGCGGCACCCGCACCCAGATCTCCGGCCCGACGGGGCCAATGACCGTCGTCGTGGCCGCCGCGGTCGCATCCCTGGGCGGCGACGTCGGACTGGTCGCGACCGTCGTACTGCTGGCGGGTATCTTCCAGGTCGTTTTCGGTTTCACACGACTGGGACGATTCGTCCGCTTCATCCCCTACCCGGTCATCTCCGGCTTTATGAGCGGGATCGGCATCATCATCATCCTGCTGCAGCTCAACCCTCTGCTGGGGCTCCCCTCCGACGCCGCCGTCCTGCACCTGCTGGTCACCCTGCCCTCGCTGCTGCCCCAGACAAACCCCTGGGCGCTCCTGCTGGCACTCGCTGCCCTTGCCATCGTCTTTTTCACCCCCGCGCGCCTCGCCAAAGTCGTCCCCTCGCCGCTGATCGCCCTTGTCGTGCTCACCCCGATCTCTGCGCTGCTGCAGTTGCCGGTGGAGACGATCGGCACGATTCCCGCCGAACTTCCGGAGCTTGTCTTGCCGGACTTTACGCTCGAGCATTACACTGTGATCGTTTCGCTGGCCTTTACACTGGCCGTGCTGGGCACCATCGACTCGCTGCTGACCTCGATTGTCGCCGACTCCGTCACCCGGACCAAACACAACCCCGACCGCGAGCTCTTCGGCCAGGGGATCGGCAATGCGCTATGCGCCCTCGTCGGGGCCGTCCCCGGCGCGGGGGCGACGATGCGGACCGTCATCAACGTCAAAAGCGGCGGCACCGACCGCCTCTCGGGCATGATCCATGCCGTGGTGCTACTGCTCATCGTCCTCTTCCTCGCGCCGCTGGCGTCCAAGATCCCGCTCGCCGTCCTGGCCGGCATCCTGATCAAGGTCGGCGTCGACATCCTGGACTACCGTTTCCTGAGAGTCTGGAAAGCCAGCCCCCGCAGCGACCTGATGACGATGCTGACCGTCTTCTTCGTCACCGTCTTCGTCGACCTCATCACTGCCGTCGGTCTCGGCATCGTCCTGGCATCGCTGCTGATCGTCTACCGCATCACCAAGCAGACGCAGATCGTACTGGAATACGCCGGTACGGGCAGCCAGCCCGACCTCGACGGGGAGAACGCGCGCATCATCCGCATCAACGGCGCTTTCTTCTTCGGTTCGAGTACTTTCTTCGAACACCAGGCAAACAACCTGCTCGATACGAAAACGGTCATCATCGACATTCTGAACGTTCCTTTCATGGATATCACGGCGATCTTTACCCTCAAGGACCTGATCGAAAAACTGAAAAAGGACGGGGTCAAGGTGATCATAGCGGCCCCCGATGCCTTCACGGAGAAACTGATGCGCTTCAACCACGAAAAACGGTTTGAGAACGTCACCTTCGCCCCCTCCCTCCAAAGCGCCGTCGCGCTGATTTAA
- a CDS encoding glutaminase encodes MDYQAVLNEIAEEIKPYVGEGKVADYIPALAEVDPQQFGMTLTLFDGTQYSVGDADTPFSIQSISKLFTFTLALDAYGYDLYRRVGREPSGNPFNSLVQLEYEHGIPRNPFINAGAINVTDALISHYDSVARTSKEILSFIREIADDGMIESDKEVTESEMQHGFRNRALANLMKSFGNLDNDVLEVVHTYFEHCAIAMNSRTLSRAMLYLANHGEDPITGKKFITPQQAKRINAIMLTCGHYDASGDFAFHVGLPGKSGVGGGIVAVIPKVMGICVWSPALNEQGNSLAGTKALELFTSKTGLSIF; translated from the coding sequence ATGGACTACCAGGCCGTACTGAACGAGATCGCCGAAGAGATCAAACCCTATGTCGGTGAGGGGAAAGTCGCCGACTACATCCCCGCCCTGGCCGAGGTCGACCCGCAGCAGTTTGGCATGACGCTGACCCTCTTCGACGGGACACAATACAGCGTCGGGGACGCCGACACCCCCTTCTCCATCCAGAGCATCTCCAAGCTCTTCACCTTCACCCTGGCGCTCGACGCCTACGGCTATGACCTCTACCGCCGCGTCGGCCGCGAACCCTCGGGCAACCCCTTCAACTCTTTGGTGCAGCTCGAATACGAACACGGGATTCCCCGCAACCCCTTCATCAACGCAGGCGCCATCAACGTCACCGACGCGCTGATCTCGCACTACGACTCCGTCGCCCGCACCTCCAAGGAGATTCTGAGTTTTATCCGCGAGATCGCCGACGACGGGATGATCGAAAGCGACAAGGAGGTGACGGAGTCGGAGATGCAGCACGGGTTCCGCAACCGCGCGCTGGCGAACCTGATGAAGAGTTTCGGGAACCTCGACAACGACGTCCTGGAGGTCGTGCACACCTACTTCGAGCACTGCGCCATCGCCATGAACAGCCGCACGCTGTCGCGCGCCATGCTCTACCTCGCCAACCACGGCGAAGACCCGATCACGGGCAAGAAGTTCATCACCCCGCAGCAGGCCAAACGGATCAACGCCATCATGCTCACCTGCGGCCACTACGACGCCTCGGGCGATTTCGCCTTTCACGTCGGCCTGCCGGGCAAAAGCGGCGTCGGCGGGGGCATCGTCGCCGTCATACCGAAAGTGATGGGAATCTGCGTCTGGTCGCCGGCACTGAATGAACAGGGAAACTCCCTGGCGGGAACGAAGGCTTTGGAGCTCTTTACCAGTAAAACGGGATTGTCAATTTTTTAG
- a CDS encoding HAD hydrolase-like protein, producing MKYKLVIFDFDGTLADSFPFFLTALNALAEKHRFRRIDAEQVETLRHYDAKQIIHQLHIPLWKVPMVAAAFRKNMAVSVAQIPMFPEVTEMLHALAQREIALSLVTSNSRENVLKILGRANTELLIHPQYGTHMFGKASKLKQILRQTGIDPSEAIYIGDEIRDLEAARAVKMDFGAVSWGYTRDEALMEHSPTMMFSNVGEIVQRLAR from the coding sequence GTGAAGTACAAGCTCGTCATCTTTGATTTCGACGGCACCCTGGCGGACTCGTTCCCCTTTTTCCTGACCGCGCTCAATGCCCTGGCCGAAAAGCACCGTTTCAGGCGCATCGACGCGGAGCAGGTCGAGACCCTCAGACACTATGACGCAAAACAGATCATCCATCAGCTGCATATACCGTTGTGGAAAGTGCCGATGGTCGCCGCCGCGTTCAGGAAAAACATGGCGGTAAGCGTCGCACAGATCCCGATGTTCCCGGAGGTGACGGAGATGCTGCATGCGCTGGCGCAGCGTGAGATCGCGCTTAGCCTCGTCACAAGCAACTCCCGTGAGAATGTCCTCAAAATTCTGGGACGGGCAAACACGGAGCTTCTGATCCATCCGCAATATGGGACACACATGTTCGGAAAAGCGTCGAAGTTGAAACAGATCCTGCGCCAAACGGGCATCGATCCTTCAGAAGCCATCTATATCGGCGACGAGATCAGGGACCTTGAGGCCGCCCGGGCTGTCAAGATGGATTTTGGCGCGGTCTCCTGGGGCTATACGCGCGACGAAGCGCTGATGGAGCACTCCCCGACGATGATGTTTTCAAATGTCGGGGAGATCGTACAGAGGCTGGCGCGCTGA
- a CDS encoding HAD-IIB family hydrolase, with translation MSDSPHYIVFTDLDATLLDHETYSHSAAQPAIDYLIREEIPLVFVTSKTQPEAVKLQEKMGLCAPFIVENGGAIFIPRCCSRFYGADHEADYEVITLGAAYDACTNLLDSLKSRFRLRGFSHMHHDEVAERTGLHTEGAVMAKTRYCSEPFIMEDESLFDELVATVSAEGFTVTKGGRFYHLIGRNQSKGSAVQALLERAEASTGIHFSSIALGDSENDFSMLQSVDIPVLIPKHDGSYAAINLPNLIKAPYPGPRGWNAVLQELFGVA, from the coding sequence ATGTCTGATTCGCCGCACTACATCGTTTTCACTGACCTCGATGCCACACTGCTTGACCACGAAACCTACTCGCATTCTGCGGCCCAGCCCGCGATCGACTACCTGATACGTGAAGAGATACCCTTGGTGTTCGTTACCAGTAAAACACAGCCCGAAGCCGTCAAACTCCAGGAGAAGATGGGGCTCTGCGCCCCCTTTATCGTGGAAAACGGCGGAGCGATCTTCATCCCGCGTTGCTGCAGCCGCTTCTACGGCGCAGACCACGAGGCCGACTACGAGGTGATCACCCTGGGTGCCGCCTACGACGCCTGTACGAACCTGCTCGACAGCCTGAAATCCCGCTTCCGTCTTCGCGGCTTTTCGCATATGCACCATGACGAGGTCGCCGAACGGACGGGACTGCACACCGAAGGGGCGGTGATGGCCAAGACGCGCTACTGCTCCGAACCCTTCATTATGGAAGACGAGAGCCTGTTCGACGAACTGGTCGCCACCGTCTCGGCCGAGGGGTTCACGGTGACCAAAGGGGGGCGTTTCTACCATCTTATCGGACGCAACCAGAGCAAGGGCAGCGCGGTCCAGGCACTGCTCGAGCGCGCGGAAGCGTCGACGGGGATCCATTTCAGTTCCATCGCGCTGGGCGACAGCGAGAACGATTTCTCGATGCTGCAGAGCGTCGACATCCCGGTCCTCATTCCCAAGCACGACGGCAGTTACGCCGCCATCAACCTTCCCAATCTCATCAAGGCCCCCTATCCGGGCCCCAGGGGCTGGAACGCCGTATTGCAGGAGCTCTTCGGTGTTGCCTGA
- the ald gene encoding alanine dehydrogenase, whose product MKIGVPKEVKTEEYRVAVTPSGVKELVKNGHTVYVQTSAGEGSGFNDDDYSAAGAELLEGAAAVFDAAELIVKVKEPIAQEYPLFKEGQTLFTYLHLAADEAQTKFLLEKKIKAYAYETLKVDRRLPLLEPMSEVAGKMAAIMGGFYLGRYQGGRGILPGGVVGTEKANVLILGGGVAGLSAAQVAAGMGAKVTILDINLARLHYLNDVLPANVSTLYSTTDAIESLLPTTDVVIGTVLIPGAKAPKLITKEMLSLMREGSVLVDVSIDQGGCFETSRATTHTEPTYVVDGVVHYCVANMPGAYPRTSTMALTNATLPYLLKLAEFGGEEAYAKFPLLHSALNTYDGKLTNLAVAEAHGLDYCEL is encoded by the coding sequence ATGAAAATCGGTGTGCCAAAAGAAGTTAAAACGGAAGAGTACCGGGTAGCGGTGACGCCTTCGGGGGTCAAAGAGCTGGTCAAAAACGGCCATACGGTCTACGTGCAGACCAGCGCGGGCGAGGGCAGCGGCTTCAACGACGATGATTACAGCGCGGCCGGCGCCGAACTGCTTGAAGGCGCCGCAGCCGTCTTCGACGCGGCGGAGCTTATTGTCAAGGTCAAAGAGCCCATCGCGCAGGAGTACCCCCTGTTCAAAGAGGGGCAGACCCTCTTTACCTACCTGCACCTGGCCGCCGATGAGGCGCAGACGAAATTCCTGCTGGAGAAGAAGATCAAGGCCTACGCCTACGAGACGCTCAAGGTCGACCGGAGATTGCCGCTGCTCGAACCCATGAGCGAGGTCGCCGGAAAGATGGCGGCGATCATGGGCGGCTTCTACCTGGGACGCTACCAGGGCGGCCGGGGGATCCTGCCCGGCGGCGTCGTCGGGACGGAAAAAGCCAACGTCCTTATTCTCGGCGGCGGCGTCGCAGGGCTCTCTGCGGCGCAGGTCGCGGCGGGCATGGGGGCGAAGGTGACAATCCTCGACATCAACCTGGCCCGTCTGCACTACCTCAACGACGTCCTTCCCGCGAACGTTAGCACCCTCTACAGCACGACGGACGCCATCGAGTCGCTGCTGCCGACAACGGACGTCGTCATCGGCACGGTGCTGATCCCCGGGGCGAAGGCGCCGAAACTGATCACGAAAGAGATGCTCTCCCTCATGCGGGAGGGCAGCGTGCTCGTCGACGTCTCCATCGACCAGGGCGGCTGTTTCGAAACGTCCAGAGCGACGACGCATACCGAACCGACCTACGTCGTCGACGGGGTCGTACACTACTGCGTCGCCAACATGCCGGGGGCGTACCCGCGCACCTCGACGATGGCGCTGACCAATGCGACGCTGCCCTACCTGCTGAAACTGGCGGAGTTCGGCGGCGAGGAGGCCTACGCGAAATTCCCGCTGCTGCACAGTGCGCTCAACACCTACGACGGCAAACTGACAAACCTCGCCGTTGCCGAAGCGCACGGGCTCGACTACTGCGAACTCTAA
- a CDS encoding ankyrin repeat domain-containing protein codes for MTDMTMNWLAENDYDAKNLDLQGSYGNTALMKAAREGNAAIVRELLDAGADIMLKNVDGNTALWLSCFGENPEVVSMLIDAGIELDTANVNGVTSLMYAASSGKEAMVKMLVDAGADVAIKNPDDFTALDLAVTPKILRLLRKK; via the coding sequence ATGACCGATATGACAATGAACTGGCTTGCCGAAAATGATTACGACGCCAAGAACCTCGACCTGCAGGGCAGCTACGGCAATACGGCGCTTATGAAAGCCGCCCGCGAGGGCAACGCCGCGATCGTGCGCGAACTGCTCGACGCCGGCGCGGACATCATGCTTAAAAACGTCGACGGCAACACGGCGCTGTGGCTCTCCTGCTTCGGCGAAAACCCCGAGGTCGTCTCCATGCTCATCGATGCGGGCATCGAACTCGACACGGCGAACGTCAACGGTGTCACCTCCCTGATGTACGCCGCGTCCAGCGGCAAAGAGGCGATGGTGAAGATGCTCGTGGACGCGGGCGCCGACGTCGCCATCAAAAACCCCGACGACTTTACGGCCCTCGACCTCGCCGTCACCCCGAAGATCCTCCGCCTGCTGCGGAAAAAATAG